Proteins encoded in a region of the Zunongwangia endophytica genome:
- a CDS encoding DUF3810 domain-containing protein yields MKNKPQILLAVLLPFQIIVINLLRGNELFVESWYSRGVYPLLSKIMRWSLGILPFSFGDLVYAIFVILIIRWLIKRIRTRFRKPKTWITEALATLSIIYFCFHLFWGFNYYRLPLHESLDIDNEYSTEELVLLTEKLIEQSNKIHLEITEDDSAKVDIPYSKAEIFDITVEGYDHIERDFPELSYTGRSLKRSIFSLPLTYMGFNGYLNPFTGESQVNTTIVPFKIPTTASHEIGHQLGFAKENEANFIACLVTINHPDKYFRYSGFTFALRYCLGELFRRDQKKCEEMIKLLHPGILKNYQEVEDFWLEHQNPLEPFFQTFYNHFLIVNNQEEGLRSYSYVVALLVNYYDNVENAF; encoded by the coding sequence GTGAAAAATAAGCCTCAAATATTGCTCGCCGTTCTATTGCCTTTTCAGATTATAGTCATCAATCTTTTAAGAGGAAATGAACTTTTTGTAGAAAGTTGGTATAGTCGCGGAGTTTACCCATTACTCTCTAAGATTATGAGATGGTCGTTGGGAATACTTCCATTTTCTTTTGGTGATCTAGTTTATGCCATTTTTGTCATATTAATTATCAGATGGTTAATAAAACGAATACGAACGCGCTTTAGAAAACCTAAAACCTGGATTACAGAGGCTTTAGCTACACTATCCATTATTTATTTTTGTTTTCATTTGTTTTGGGGATTCAATTACTATCGACTTCCGCTACACGAATCTTTAGATATCGATAATGAATATTCTACGGAAGAATTAGTTCTTCTTACTGAAAAATTAATTGAACAATCCAATAAAATTCATCTTGAAATTACCGAAGATGACTCAGCTAAAGTTGATATTCCTTACTCTAAAGCTGAAATTTTTGACATAACCGTTGAAGGTTACGATCATATTGAAAGAGATTTTCCTGAACTTTCATACACCGGAAGAAGCTTAAAACGTTCTATTTTTAGTCTACCCTTAACTTACATGGGATTTAATGGATACTTAAATCCGTTTACCGGTGAATCTCAGGTAAACACCACCATTGTCCCCTTCAAAATACCGACCACCGCCAGCCACGAAATTGGTCACCAACTAGGATTCGCAAAAGAAAATGAGGCCAATTTTATTGCCTGTCTGGTTACCATCAATCATCCAGACAAATATTTCAGGTATAGTGGTTTTACTTTCGCCTTACGATATTGTCTTGGAGAACTCTTCAGAAGAGATCAAAAAAAATGCGAAGAGATGATCAAATTGCTTCACCCAGGTATTCTTAAAAATTACCAGGAAGTAGAAGATTTTTGGCTTGAGCATCAAAACCCGCTAGAACCATTCTTTCAAACATTTTATAATCACTTTCTTATTGTGAACAATCAGGAAGAAGGTTTAAGAAGCTATAGTTATGTAGTTGCTTTACTTGTAAATTATTATGACAATGTAGAAAATGCCTTCTAA